From Thermoflavifilum aggregans, a single genomic window includes:
- a CDS encoding CBS domain-containing protein, with the protein MINVANILSRKDRRLISVTPDTPVLEALRIMADENVGSVLVMENNTYKGLLTERDYARKVILKGKSSADTPVSEIMSMDLPHISPEDSIEHCMELMSSRNIRYLPVFRNNDLVGIISINDVIKAIITHQEQTIQQLTSYIHS; encoded by the coding sequence ATGATTAATGTAGCCAACATTCTCTCCCGCAAGGATCGCCGGCTGATTTCCGTGACGCCCGACACGCCGGTATTGGAAGCCCTCCGCATCATGGCTGATGAAAACGTGGGGTCCGTACTCGTGATGGAAAACAATACCTACAAAGGTTTGCTTACCGAACGGGATTATGCCCGCAAAGTGATTCTGAAAGGAAAATCATCTGCCGATACACCGGTTTCAGAAATCATGTCAATGGATCTGCCCCACATTTCTCCCGAAGATTCCATTGAACATTGTATGGAACTAATGTCCAGCAGGAATATCCGCTACCTGCCCGTATTCCGGAACAACGATCTGGTAGGCATTATTTCCATCAACGATGTCATTAAGGCTATTATCACCCATCAGGAGCAAACCATTCAGCAGCTTACCTCCTATATTCATTCCTGA
- the rnc gene encoding ribonuclease III — MASIRRIWSRWLGVNQNRQLKKALKQILGFTPHHLKLYETALSHRSITEHNRESNERLEYLGDAVLGAIVGDYLYHKYPGRSEGYLTEMRSKMVNRQQLNDIAIKMGLRKLVHYDKYNSLLKISHIFGNALEALVGAIYLDKGYEKARQFVYQSIIAPYMDMEALEHTEINHKNKLYGWANKYGHQLEFELIEEEMKGARKIFTVAVVVDGKIISTGKAYNKKDAGQMAAKLALEKLGLNEHHPSV; from the coding sequence TTGGCCTCGATACGTCGCATATGGAGCCGCTGGTTGGGCGTGAATCAGAACCGGCAACTGAAAAAGGCTTTGAAACAAATCCTTGGATTCACGCCCCATCATCTGAAGCTGTATGAAACAGCCCTCAGCCATCGCTCCATCACCGAACACAACCGCGAAAGCAACGAACGCCTCGAATATCTGGGCGATGCCGTACTAGGGGCTATTGTAGGAGATTATCTCTATCACAAATACCCCGGCCGGTCAGAAGGCTATCTCACTGAGATGCGGTCCAAAATGGTGAACCGCCAACAGCTCAACGATATTGCTATTAAAATGGGCCTGCGCAAGCTGGTTCATTACGATAAATACAACAGCCTGCTCAAAATCAGCCATATTTTTGGGAATGCGCTGGAAGCCCTTGTGGGAGCCATTTATCTTGACAAAGGTTATGAGAAGGCCCGCCAGTTTGTATATCAATCTATCATTGCGCCGTATATGGACATGGAAGCGCTGGAACATACCGAAATCAACCATAAAAACAAATTATACGGCTGGGCCAATAAGTATGGCCATCAACTGGAGTTTGAGCTGATTGAGGAGGAAATGAAAGGTGCCCGCAAAATCTTTACCGTTGCAGTGGTGGTGGATGGCAAAATTATCAGCACCGGTAAGGCCTATAACAAAAAAGATGCAGGCCAGATGGCTGCTAAACTGGCTCTGGAAAAGTTAGGCCTCAATGAACATCATCCCTCCGTCTGA
- the fabF gene encoding beta-ketoacyl-ACP synthase II codes for MELKRVVITGLGAITPIGNTVQDYWTGLMNGVSGADFITSFDTSRFRTKFACQLKNFDPAQFLDKKELRKMDPFVQLAVICADQAVADARLKETPVDPDQVGVIWSSGIGGLFTLIEEIKGFYMGDGTPRFSPFFIPKMIMDIAAGQISIRHGFRGPNFAVVSACASSTNALIEAFNLIRLGKAKVIICGGSESVINEVAIGGFNAMRALSERNDDPKTASRPFDLDRDGFVMGEGAGGLVLEELTHAQQRGAHIYAEFAGGGATGDAYHVTAPHPEGLGAVNVMREALADAGMKPEDIDYINVHGTSTPLGDVAEIKAIQQVFGEAAYRLNISSTKSMTGHLLGAAGAIEAIASILAVTHDMVPPTINHFTDDPQLDARLNFTFNKAQQRQVRAALSNTFGFGGHNASVIFKKFVP; via the coding sequence ATGGAATTAAAACGCGTTGTCATCACGGGATTGGGTGCCATCACACCCATTGGCAATACTGTTCAGGATTACTGGACAGGGTTGATGAATGGTGTTTCGGGTGCCGATTTCATTACATCGTTTGATACTTCCAGGTTCAGAACCAAATTTGCCTGTCAGCTGAAAAACTTTGATCCGGCGCAGTTCCTCGACAAGAAGGAGCTGCGCAAAATGGATCCTTTTGTGCAGCTGGCAGTCATCTGTGCTGATCAAGCGGTGGCAGACGCTCGGCTGAAAGAAACCCCGGTTGATCCTGATCAGGTGGGTGTAATCTGGTCGTCCGGCATCGGTGGCCTGTTTACGCTGATTGAGGAAATTAAGGGGTTTTATATGGGGGATGGTACACCCCGTTTCAGTCCGTTTTTCATTCCCAAGATGATCATGGATATTGCAGCGGGGCAGATTTCCATCCGTCATGGTTTCCGGGGGCCAAATTTTGCTGTAGTTTCAGCCTGTGCTTCTTCCACTAACGCGCTCATAGAAGCTTTTAACCTGATCCGGCTGGGCAAAGCTAAGGTGATAATTTGTGGTGGTTCGGAAAGTGTGATCAATGAGGTGGCCATCGGTGGTTTTAACGCCATGCGTGCCCTTTCTGAGCGGAACGATGACCCGAAAACAGCTTCCCGTCCCTTTGATCTAGACAGGGATGGATTTGTGATGGGTGAAGGTGCAGGTGGGTTGGTGCTCGAAGAATTGACCCACGCACAGCAACGCGGGGCACACATCTATGCAGAGTTTGCAGGCGGTGGGGCTACAGGCGATGCCTATCATGTGACGGCACCCCACCCGGAAGGGCTGGGCGCTGTGAATGTGATGCGGGAAGCCCTGGCAGATGCGGGAATGAAGCCGGAAGATATTGATTATATCAATGTGCATGGCACTTCCACTCCGCTGGGCGATGTGGCAGAGATAAAAGCTATCCAACAGGTGTTTGGTGAGGCAGCTTACCGGCTCAATATCAGCTCCACCAAATCCATGACTGGCCATCTGCTCGGCGCTGCAGGTGCGATTGAAGCCATTGCTTCGATTCTGGCAGTGACGCATGATATGGTGCCTCCTACCATCAATCATTTCACCGATGATCCCCAGCTTGATGCCCGGCTGAATTTCACATTCAACAAAGCCCAGCAAAGGCAGGTAAGAGCTGCCCTGAGCAATACCTTTGGCTTTGGCGGACATAATGCGTCCGTGATCTTCAAGAAATTTGTTCCCTGA
- a CDS encoding acyl carrier protein, producing MSDIATRVKKIIVDKLGVDESEVTPEASFTNDLGADSLDTVELIMEFEKEFNISIPDEQAETITTVGQAIAYLEEHVK from the coding sequence ATGTCTGACATTGCAACCCGCGTCAAAAAGATTATTGTGGACAAGTTAGGTGTAGATGAATCAGAGGTTACACCGGAAGCCAGCTTCACCAACGATTTAGGTGCTGATTCATTGGACACCGTTGAACTCATCATGGAATTTGAAAAGGAGTTCAATATTTCCATTCCTGATGAACAGGCTGAAACCATCACTACAGTTGGCCAGGCTATTGCTTATCTGGAAGAACACGTAAAGTAA
- a CDS encoding efflux RND transporter periplasmic adaptor subunit encodes MLARRGSGVLQVDVFVVKPQVIQQTLDASGTLMSNEWINLQPEVSGRITELNFREGSYVKKGTLLVKLFDGDLQAQLQKLQAQLSLQQLTLERQEKLLAINGISQQDVDNTRNQIASIQADIRNVQAQIRKTEIYAPFDGVIGLRNVSLGAIVTPATIIATLQQIDPLKLDFTIPEKYAPLIDTHVPVSFRTAGFDQDFQGRIYAIEPQIDENTRTIRIRCHVPNPAQKLLPGAYADVKLVLKKIPQALMIPTQAIVPTTRDQQVVVYRHGKASFVNVQTGIRQEDFIQVIHGLSPGDTVLITGMMQVRPGVPLHINQVL; translated from the coding sequence ATGCTTGCTCGCCGGGGTTCTGGTGTGCTGCAGGTTGATGTGTTTGTGGTAAAACCCCAGGTCATCCAGCAAACCCTCGATGCCAGCGGTACGCTGATGAGCAATGAATGGATTAACCTGCAACCCGAAGTGAGCGGCCGAATTACCGAACTGAACTTCAGGGAAGGCAGTTACGTGAAAAAAGGCACATTGCTGGTAAAATTGTTTGACGGAGACCTGCAGGCTCAGCTTCAAAAACTGCAGGCCCAGCTGTCCCTCCAGCAGCTTACTTTGGAACGCCAGGAAAAATTACTGGCCATTAACGGCATCAGCCAGCAGGATGTGGATAATACCCGCAACCAGATTGCTTCGATCCAAGCCGATATCCGGAACGTACAAGCTCAAATCCGGAAAACTGAAATCTATGCACCTTTTGACGGCGTGATAGGCCTGCGCAACGTGAGCCTTGGCGCAATTGTCACACCTGCTACCATCATTGCTACCCTTCAGCAGATTGATCCGCTGAAACTCGATTTTACCATCCCGGAAAAATATGCGCCTTTGATTGACACCCATGTGCCGGTCAGCTTTCGTACAGCAGGATTTGATCAGGATTTTCAGGGACGGATTTATGCTATTGAACCCCAAATTGATGAAAACACCCGAACGATCCGGATTCGCTGCCATGTACCCAATCCTGCACAAAAACTGCTGCCGGGAGCCTATGCCGATGTGAAGCTGGTATTGAAAAAAATCCCACAGGCATTGATGATTCCCACACAAGCCATTGTCCCGACGACACGCGACCAACAGGTAGTAGTTTACCGGCATGGCAAGGCCAGCTTTGTAAACGTGCAAACAGGCATCCGCCAGGAAGATTTTATTCAGGTTATCCACGGGCTTTCACCGGGTGATACCGTTTTGATTACCGGGATGATGCAGGTGCGGCCCGGCGTGCCCTTGCACATTAACCAGGTTCTGTAA